One genomic segment of Desmodus rotundus isolate HL8 chromosome 5, HLdesRot8A.1, whole genome shotgun sequence includes these proteins:
- the RIC3 gene encoding protein RIC-3 isoform X4 — MMHHHQAPLDGQTPAARVQRSHLAEAFAKARGSGGGTGGGGGSGRGLMGQIIPIYGFGIFLYILYILFKLSRGKTTAEDRKCPAATPGDACRKITNFELVQLQEKLKETEEAMEKLINRVGPNGGRAQTVTSDQEKRLLHQLREITRVMKEGRFTDRLTPEKEAEEAPYMEDWEGMKILLHSPHSLMLKMRNPVSICCFSSASPSSTKADSHGSANVSFVLGVGGRQEHARKWTSLKHSVVENVSFSSPAVDQRGSEGLGQRDSISAGIACPAPTPASYGPASDGADVVTWSLYVTGRTKNLYVLLESSLAECKEKAFKMSILSGLHSFHIS; from the exons ATGATGCATCATCATCAAGCACCCTTGGATGGCCAGACCCCTGCAGCTCGTGTCCAGAGGTCTCACCTTGCAGAAGCCTTTGCAAAGGCCAGAGGATCAGGTGGAGgcactggaggaggaggaggtagtgGAAGAGGCCTGATGGGGCAGATTATTCCAATCTATggttttgggatttttttataCATACTGTACATTCTGTTTAAG CTTTCCCGGGGGAAGACCACTGCGGAGGACCGGAAGTGCCCTGCAGCCACGCCCGGCGACGCCTGCAGGAAAATTA CCAATTTTGAGCTTGTTCAACTGCAAGAAAaactgaaggagacagaggaagcCATGGAAAAATTGATCAACCGAGTGGGACCTAACGGCGGAAG AGCACAGACTGTGACTTCTGACCAAGAAAAACGATTGCTGCATCAGCTCCGAGAAATCACCAGGGTCATGAAAGAGGGGAGGTTCACTGACAGGCTCACTCCAGAGAAAGAAGCTGAGGAGGCCCCTTACATGGAGGACTGGGAAG GCATGAAGATATTACTTCATTCTCCACATTCATTGATGTTGAAGATGAGAAATCCTGTCTCAATCTGCTGCTTTTCCTCG GCCTCCCCCTCTTCAACCAAAGCAGATAGCCATGGAAGTGCAAATGTGAGCTTTGTGCTTGGTGTGGGAGGCAGACAGGAACACGCCAGGAAATGGACCTCTCTTAAGCATTCAGTGGTTGAGAACGTAAGCTTCTCCAGCCCTGCCGTTGACCAGAGAGGTAGTGAGGGCCTCGGGCAGCGAGACTCCATCTCAGCTGGCATCGCATGCCCAGCGCCAACACCTGCAAGTTACGGTCCTGCCAGTGACGGTGCGGATGTGGTAACGTGGAGTCTTTATGTCACTGGTAGAACTAAAAATTTGTACGTTCttctggaaagcagtttggcagagtgtaaagaaaaggcatttaaaatgtccattctctCTGGTCTTCatagttttcatatttcttga